In Pelosinus sp. IPA-1, a single window of DNA contains:
- a CDS encoding D-isomer specific 2-hydroxyacid dehydrogenase family protein, which translates to MFKKLVAIEPVNLIPSAKQKLHNYAKEVVLFDDVPKDDAEIIRRIGDADAVLVSYTSRIEKRVFDACPNIRYIGMCCSLYSEASANVDIRTARASGITVYGVRDYGDQGVVEYIASELIRYLHGFGDKQWQEMPVELTDLKIGIVGLGTSGQLIAAGLQALGADLYYFSRTRRPEQEAKNIKYRPLKELLNIVDVVCSCLNKNVILFHDEQFEWLGNHKIMFNTSIGPSHDISALIKWLEYGNNEFFCDTAAALGDDTGRLLASPHVNCMNKSSGLTSQAFDRLSEKVLKNIETFLNENNL; encoded by the coding sequence ATGTTTAAAAAATTAGTTGCCATAGAACCGGTAAATCTGATTCCATCAGCGAAGCAGAAACTTCATAATTATGCAAAAGAAGTAGTGTTGTTTGATGATGTTCCAAAGGACGATGCGGAAATAATCCGTCGAATTGGCGATGCTGATGCCGTACTGGTCAGTTATACCAGCCGTATAGAAAAGAGGGTATTTGATGCCTGCCCCAATATCCGTTATATCGGAATGTGTTGTAGCCTATATTCCGAAGCAAGCGCCAATGTAGATATTCGCACTGCCCGTGCCAGCGGTATCACAGTGTACGGCGTTCGCGATTACGGTGACCAGGGCGTTGTCGAATACATAGCCAGTGAACTCATCCGCTATCTCCACGGTTTCGGTGATAAACAGTGGCAGGAAATGCCGGTAGAGCTTACCGATTTAAAAATCGGTATAGTTGGACTCGGAACTTCCGGTCAGTTGATTGCTGCCGGTCTTCAGGCACTAGGAGCTGATTTATATTATTTCAGCCGCACCCGCAGGCCGGAACAGGAAGCAAAAAATATCAAATACCGACCGTTGAAAGAACTGTTGAATATAGTTGATGTTGTTTGCAGTTGCCTTAATAAAAATGTTATCTTATTCCATGATGAACAATTTGAATGGCTTGGCAATCACAAAATAATGTTCAACACTTCCATCGGCCCGTCCCACGATATCTCTGCCCTTATCAAGTGGCTTGAGTATGGTAATAACGAATTCTTCTGCGATACTGCAGCCGCTCTTGGGGATGATACCGGCAGACTTCTTGCCAGCCCCCATGTAAATTGCATGAACAAGTCATCTGGCCTTACCAGCCAGGCATTTGACCGCCTCAGCGAAAAAGTATTGAAAAATATCGAAACATTTCTAAATGAAAATAATCTATAA
- a CDS encoding GNAT family N-acetyltransferase gives MSWKLKRFEDLSIDELYKILQARMSVFVIEQKCFYSELDGKDQVAYHLFKEEGEEIVAYLRIFSCGLAYPQASFGRVFVQKEYRNQGIAQELIKRALYFMQTQLHEKVIKIQAQAYLQNFYASFGFKAVSEVYLDDDIPHIDMILEGKYKKFMTR, from the coding sequence ATGAGTTGGAAATTAAAAAGATTTGAGGATCTTTCGATTGATGAATTATACAAAATTTTACAAGCAAGAATGAGTGTTTTTGTTATAGAACAAAAATGTTTTTATTCTGAACTTGATGGAAAAGATCAGGTGGCATATCATCTGTTTAAAGAAGAAGGGGAAGAAATTGTTGCGTATTTAAGGATTTTTTCCTGTGGGTTAGCGTATCCCCAAGCTTCTTTTGGGCGAGTATTTGTTCAAAAAGAATATAGAAACCAAGGTATTGCCCAAGAGTTAATTAAAAGAGCGCTTTATTTTATGCAAACACAATTGCATGAAAAGGTTATTAAAATCCAGGCACAAGCTTATCTGCAGAATTTTTATGCTTCTTTTGGTTTTAAAGCCGTATCGGAGGTTTATTTAGATGATGATATTCCCCATATTGACATGATTTTGGAAGGCAAATATAAAAAGTTTATGACCCGGTAG
- a CDS encoding YcaO-like family protein, translating to MKTITKIRNILTSLNILTVETGWKNSADGFYSVTVTIRNTNLATNGKGTTYEYALASAYAEFMERLQNQAFFRLNYDLKEGALRYQGFYYAPDEQRISMDDFLTSGEEWSSIQINKMPMDIDVQEVLRKWQQVSYEKVPSDFIALPYLNISSGHISHIPIKMVSKMYMSNGMCAGNTPEEALVQGLSEVLERYVNMRILVDKITPPNIPLEYIQRYPSIYRMIQEIEKSGNFDVIMKDCSLGRGLPVVGVIFINKDDQRYFVKFGSHPIFAIAAERTLTELLQGQEVRDMMGMKEFSYRSPVDEEHENVLGILVNGSGYYSSRFFASKYSYDFTEFADVEAYNNKQLLEYLFNIIEGYGHQIFVRDNSFLGFPSFHVIVPGMSEIEQFFDLKPTDEYVQYNKVKGYIRNLPEITVIEADEMIEFFSKINYHSGSSIANILNLTIKKPLPWYYVKIDLFLGALHYWKGDFTNAYYAFDRFLNFARRMQPGVIDGGLFKFYKCVRDYFGALADGIEEGDIVSLLSKFYPMPMVQGVISEFGIEDRISNLLDYLPCWQCEKCEYSESCSYVEHEKVYKTIKEQYAENSIDQATLSRLALP from the coding sequence TTGAAAACAATAACTAAGATACGAAATATACTAACGAGCTTAAATATTCTTACAGTTGAAACTGGATGGAAGAACTCAGCGGATGGGTTCTACTCCGTCACGGTTACGATTAGGAACACAAATCTTGCTACAAATGGAAAAGGTACAACATACGAATACGCTTTAGCAAGTGCTTACGCAGAATTTATGGAACGGCTTCAAAATCAGGCATTCTTTCGGCTTAATTATGATTTAAAGGAAGGTGCTCTTCGGTATCAGGGGTTTTATTATGCTCCGGATGAGCAGAGGATTAGTATGGATGATTTCCTTACCAGCGGTGAGGAGTGGTCCAGCATTCAAATTAATAAAATGCCTATGGATATTGATGTGCAAGAAGTGCTTAGAAAGTGGCAGCAAGTTTCTTACGAGAAAGTTCCATCAGACTTTATTGCCTTACCATATCTTAATATCAGCAGCGGACATATATCTCACATACCAATAAAGATGGTTTCAAAAATGTATATGTCCAATGGAATGTGTGCTGGTAATACACCAGAAGAGGCATTGGTTCAGGGACTATCGGAGGTATTAGAACGTTACGTCAACATGCGCATACTAGTTGACAAAATTACTCCACCTAACATTCCACTAGAATATATACAACGATACCCCAGCATTTATCGCATGATTCAAGAAATCGAAAAAAGCGGAAACTTTGATGTAATTATGAAAGACTGCTCCCTCGGGCGAGGGCTTCCTGTAGTAGGTGTAATTTTTATCAACAAAGATGACCAAAGATATTTTGTAAAGTTTGGTTCTCACCCCATATTTGCCATCGCGGCTGAAAGGACTTTGACAGAGCTGCTACAGGGACAGGAAGTCCGTGATATGATGGGAATGAAAGAGTTTTCCTACAGAAGTCCAGTGGATGAAGAACATGAAAACGTACTGGGTATTTTGGTAAATGGGTCTGGATACTATTCATCACGATTTTTTGCTTCAAAGTATAGTTATGATTTTACTGAATTTGCTGATGTGGAAGCGTATAACAACAAACAGTTACTTGAATATTTATTTAATATAATCGAAGGTTATGGTCATCAAATTTTTGTCCGTGATAATTCTTTTTTAGGTTTTCCCAGTTTTCATGTCATAGTCCCTGGTATGAGTGAAATTGAACAATTTTTTGATCTAAAACCTACAGATGAATACGTGCAATACAACAAAGTGAAAGGGTATATCAGAAATTTACCAGAAATAACGGTTATAGAGGCTGATGAGATGATTGAGTTTTTTAGCAAAATTAATTACCATAGCGGCAGTTCGATTGCTAATATATTGAATCTGACAATCAAGAAACCTCTTCCCTGGTATTATGTGAAAATAGATTTGTTTTTGGGCGCACTGCACTATTGGAAAGGCGATTTTACTAATGCCTATTATGCATTTGACAGGTTTCTTAACTTTGCAAGGCGTATGCAACCGGGAGTGATTGACGGGGGATTATTCAAATTTTATAAGTGTGTACGAGACTATTTTGGCGCCCTTGCCGATGGAATAGAGGAAGGAGATATTGTCAGCCTTCTAAGTAAATTTTATCCTATGCCTATGGTTCAAGGGGTAATTAGCGAATTCGGTATTGAGGATCGAATTTCCAATTTATTGGACTATCTTCCGTGCTGGCAGTGCGAAAAATGTGAATATAGCGAAAGCTGCTCGTATGTCGAACATGAAAAGGTATACAAAACGATTAAG